From the Lathyrus oleraceus cultivar Zhongwan6 chromosome 4, CAAS_Psat_ZW6_1.0, whole genome shotgun sequence genome, one window contains:
- the LOC127137413 gene encoding uncharacterized protein LOC127137413 — MESSKRNIYSFKFKDPDLRSLHDLVSQMHPVYRINFGKNYGNLLSILNQRVDYIALVTLAQFYDLPLRCFTFQDFQLAPTLEEFERLVRIPMKNKPLFEGIDESLPLEIIASTFHIDEKEVEANLETKGNTKGFSLSFLLERAHTLLKAESWDACYFAIALAIYGIVMFPNMDGFVDMATICVFLTGNPVRTLLVDAYYYMIHRYTKKKGMIAYCAPLLYQWFLEHLSETGA; from the coding sequence atggaatcaagcaaaagGAACATTTACTCTTTCAAGTTCAAAGATCCCGATCTAAGAAGCTTACATGACTTGGTCTCTCAGATGCACCCGGTATACAGAATCAACTTTGGGAAGAACTATGGCAATCTGCTCAGCATCCTTAACCAACGAGTGGACTATATAGCTTTAGTCACTTTGGCCCAATTCTATGACctacctttaagatgcttcacattccaagacttccaGCTAGCACCCACGTTGGAAGAATTCGAGCGTCTTGTTAGGATCCCTATGAAGAACAAGCCACTATTTGAAGGGATAGATGAATCTTTGCCCCTTGAGATCATTGCTAGCACGTTTCACATTGATGAAAAGGAAGTAGAGGCTAACCTAGAGACCAaagggaataccaaaggattttcgctaagttttctcttggaaagaGCTCATACCCTATTAAAAGCAGAAAGTTGGGATGCTTGTTACTTTGCTATTGCGTTAGCCATCTATGGCATCGTCATGTTCCCAAATATGGATGGTTTCGTAGACATGGCTACTATTTGTGTTTTCCTTACTGGTAACCCAGTACGTACCTTGTTAGTTGATGCTTACTATTACATGATCCATAGGTACACTAAGAAGAAAGGAATGATTGCTTATTGTGCTCCTTTATTATATCAGTGGTTCCTAGAACATCTTTCGGAGACAGGTGCTTAG